Proteins found in one Enterococcus sp. 9D6_DIV0238 genomic segment:
- a CDS encoding glycosyltransferase: protein MKVLLYFEGEKILAKSGIGRALDHQKRALSAVGIEYTLDAECTDYDILHINTYGINSHNMVNKARKMGKKVIYHAHSTEEDFRNSFIGSNQLSPLVKKYLVSLYSKADYLITPTPYSKDLLEGYGIKVPIASISNGIDLKRFERSKTKEEKFKEYFNISSNQKVIICVGLYFERKGIIDFVELARQFPDYRFIWFGHTPMYSIPRTIRTLVREDHPKNVEFPGYIKGDIIEGAYSAADLFFFPSYEETEGIVILEALASKQQVLVRDIPVYKGWLKDKENCYMGSTNEEFASLIESLIEKKLPNTCESGYEVAKQKSIERIGHDLKEVYETVLNRGHTNESEQIYLKN from the coding sequence GTGAAAGTATTATTATATTTTGAAGGTGAAAAAATATTAGCCAAGTCAGGAATTGGCCGGGCACTTGACCATCAAAAGCGAGCACTTTCTGCTGTGGGAATCGAGTATACATTGGATGCTGAATGCACAGATTACGATATATTGCACATAAATACATATGGAATCAATAGTCACAATATGGTGAATAAAGCTCGGAAAATGGGAAAAAAAGTGATATATCATGCTCATTCAACTGAAGAAGACTTTAGAAACTCCTTTATCGGTTCTAATCAACTATCACCTTTAGTTAAAAAGTATTTGGTAAGTTTGTATTCTAAAGCAGATTATTTAATTACACCAACACCTTACTCTAAGGATTTGCTAGAAGGCTATGGAATAAAAGTCCCGATTGCCTCAATTTCGAATGGTATCGATCTGAAGCGTTTTGAACGTTCGAAAACAAAAGAAGAAAAATTCAAGGAGTATTTTAATATCTCAAGCAATCAAAAAGTAATTATTTGTGTAGGATTATATTTTGAAAGAAAAGGAATCATTGATTTTGTTGAGTTAGCTAGACAGTTTCCAGACTATCGTTTTATCTGGTTTGGTCATACGCCAATGTATTCAATTCCAAGAACGATTCGTACGCTTGTTAGAGAAGATCATCCTAAGAATGTTGAATTTCCTGGCTATATAAAAGGAGATATTATTGAAGGAGCCTACTCAGCAGCAGATTTATTTTTCTTTCCTTCCTATGAAGAAACAGAAGGAATTGTGATATTAGAGGCTTTAGCAAGTAAGCAGCAAGTTTTAGTAAGGGATATTCCAGTATATAAAGGCTGGCTTAAAGATAAAGAAAATTGTTACATGGGCTCAACAAATGAAGAATTTGCTTCTTTGATCGAGTCGCTGATCGAAAAAAAACTGCCAAATACCTGTGAGTCAGGATATGAAGTGGCCAAGCAAAAAAGTATTGAACGAATCGGTCATGATTTAAAAGAAGTTTATGAAACAGTATTAAATCGTGGTCATACAAATGAAAGTGAACAAATCTATCTAAAAAATTGA
- a CDS encoding glycosyltransferase family 4 protein, with protein sequence MKFGFFTDTYFPQVSGVATSIKTLKEELEKKGHQVYIFTTTDPNAKEFEEDVIRMPSVPFVSFKDRRIVVRGMWYAYLIAKELELDLIHTHTEFGAGLLGKMVGKKLKIPVIHTYHTMYEDYLHYIAKGKVVRPTHVKYFSRFFANHTTGVVCPSERVIDKLREYGVTAPMRIIPTGIDIKKFERPDITEQMKEDLREELGLTKENMMLLSLSRISYEKNIQAIIQGLPIIFERFPNARFVIVGDGPYVEKLSCLAEDLNIREKIQFVGEVPNDQVAIYYKAADYFVSASTSETQGLTYTEAMASGVPCVVEGNAYLNNLFDHESLGHTFESDDEFASAFIAYVESGIKPDETILKDKLYEISASYFGNRMFEFYEDMIKYYDQRLVEKEAAASIERIKVKFTSLRK encoded by the coding sequence GTGAAATTTGGTTTCTTTACAGATACATACTTTCCCCAGGTCAGTGGGGTTGCTACATCAATAAAAACACTTAAAGAAGAACTTGAGAAAAAAGGACATCAGGTCTATATTTTTACGACTACAGATCCTAATGCAAAGGAATTTGAAGAAGACGTGATTCGAATGCCCAGTGTTCCTTTTGTATCTTTTAAAGATAGAAGAATCGTTGTTCGGGGAATGTGGTATGCTTATCTGATTGCTAAAGAGCTGGAACTAGACTTAATCCATACACATACAGAATTTGGAGCAGGTTTATTAGGAAAAATGGTTGGGAAAAAATTAAAAATACCAGTTATTCATACCTATCATACAATGTATGAGGATTATTTACATTATATTGCCAAAGGCAAAGTAGTTCGCCCAACGCATGTAAAATATTTTTCTCGTTTTTTTGCAAATCATACAACGGGTGTAGTTTGCCCTAGTGAGCGTGTCATTGATAAGCTGAGGGAATATGGGGTGACTGCTCCTATGAGGATCATTCCAACGGGTATTGATATAAAAAAATTTGAAAGACCTGATATCACCGAGCAAATGAAAGAAGACTTACGAGAAGAGCTAGGGTTAACTAAAGAGAATATGATGCTTTTATCTTTAAGCCGTATCTCATATGAAAAAAATATTCAAGCAATTATTCAAGGTTTACCAATTATATTTGAACGATTTCCCAATGCTCGTTTCGTGATCGTAGGTGATGGACCCTATGTAGAAAAACTATCTTGCTTAGCAGAAGACCTAAATATTCGTGAAAAGATTCAATTTGTCGGTGAAGTACCTAATGATCAAGTAGCAATCTATTATAAAGCTGCGGATTATTTTGTCAGCGCCTCAACCTCTGAAACTCAAGGATTAACGTATACGGAAGCGATGGCTTCGGGTGTTCCCTGTGTAGTTGAGGGGAATGCTTACTTAAATAATCTATTTGACCATGAAAGTTTAGGACATACATTTGAGAGTGATGATGAATTTGCATCAGCATTTATTGCCTATGTTGAATCAGGGATCAAACCAGATGAAACCATTTTAAAAGATAAACTTTATGAGATATCTGCTTCTTATTTTGGTAATCGAATGTTTGAATTTTACGAAGATATGATTAAATATTATGATCAACGATTGGTAGAAAAAGAAGCTGCTGCTTCAATTGAACGTATTAAAGTTAAATTTACATCTTTAAGAAAATAA
- a CDS encoding NAD(P)-dependent oxidoreductase yields MPQIGFIGTGVMGASIVRNMMKHGLKVNVYNRTKSKTDELVKEGAIWKETPAEIAASSDIIFTMVGFPKDVETIYFDDNGIFTENIQGKIIVDLTTSTPTLAQKIAEKASALGGVALDAPVSGGDLGAKNGTLTIMVGGEKEAYDQLLPVFKTFGTTVTLHGNAGKGQHTKMANQIMIAGTMTGMTEMLVYANKAGLDLDKVIETLSGGSAANWSLSNYSPRILREDYTPGFFVKHFIKDLKIALDEAEKMDLDLPSTKLAVELYEKLANKGFENDGTQALIKLWWDEGKRS; encoded by the coding sequence ATGCCACAAATAGGATTTATCGGAACAGGTGTGATGGGCGCTTCGATTGTTAGAAACATGATGAAACATGGACTAAAAGTCAATGTTTATAATCGAACAAAGAGTAAAACTGATGAACTTGTAAAAGAAGGTGCAATTTGGAAGGAGACGCCAGCAGAAATCGCTGCTTCAAGCGATATTATTTTTACAATGGTTGGCTTTCCAAAAGATGTCGAAACGATTTATTTCGATGATAATGGGATCTTCACTGAAAATATCCAAGGGAAAATTATTGTAGATTTGACCACAAGTACGCCGACATTGGCACAAAAAATTGCTGAAAAAGCCAGTGCCCTAGGTGGAGTTGCTTTGGATGCGCCAGTATCAGGGGGAGATTTAGGTGCAAAGAATGGCACATTAACAATTATGGTCGGTGGAGAGAAAGAGGCATATGATCAGTTACTGCCTGTTTTTAAGACGTTTGGAACAACTGTCACTCTACATGGAAATGCCGGAAAAGGTCAGCACACTAAAATGGCAAATCAAATCATGATAGCAGGAACAATGACAGGGATGACTGAAATGCTTGTTTATGCCAATAAAGCTGGTTTAGATTTGGACAAAGTGATCGAAACTCTTTCTGGTGGAAGTGCTGCAAATTGGTCTTTAAGTAACTATAGTCCAAGAATTCTAAGAGAAGATTACACTCCAGGCTTTTTCGTAAAGCATTTTATAAAAGATTTAAAGATTGCATTGGATGAGGCAGAAAAAATGGACCTTGACCTACCATCAACGAAATTAGCAGTTGAACTCTATGAAAAGCTTGCTAATAAAGGTTTTGAGAACGATGGAACCCAAGCTTTGATCAAACTTTGGTGGGATGAAGGAAAACGCTCTTAG
- a CDS encoding YkuJ family protein, producing MKHSQLVAIIKRLEAMTEATDNEIQVRRFEKEGVEKCIVNYDKSTETFELTESDSQQSYQFDNIDIVAMEIYDLIQ from the coding sequence ATGAAACATTCACAACTTGTGGCGATCATTAAAAGACTTGAAGCGATGACTGAAGCAACAGACAACGAAATTCAAGTACGCCGCTTTGAAAAAGAAGGCGTAGAAAAATGCATCGTGAATTATGATAAATCGACTGAAACATTTGAATTAACAGAAAGTGATTCTCAACAAAGCTATCAATTTGATAATATCGATATTGTAGCAATGGAGATCTATGATTTAATTCAATAA
- a CDS encoding NAD(P)H-dependent flavin oxidoreductase has translation MSLKPLVIDGLVAKVPIIQGGMGIGVSLANLAGAVSREGGIGILSTAQIGYQEESFEKSPLRANMIAIQKQFEKAKEIACGGLIGFNIMAATFHYDRYVKRCVEVGADVIISGAGLPINLPELVEGSQTKIAPIVSSNKGARVLLSTWKKRYNKTADFVVIEGPKAGGHLGFKAEVIEQSIEQMDEEIIKIVETVNSFGADFNKKIPVIFAGGVFDREDIDHYLSLGCSGVQMATRFVVTEECDAPESFKEAYIKAEKEDITIIKSPVGMPGRAIKNRFSERIKHEQIPIEKCRNCLSYKHCDRETIPYCITETLLNAVTKEPEDALVFAGSNAYRIKEKTTVKTIFKELTTA, from the coding sequence ATGTCTTTAAAACCATTAGTAATAGACGGTCTTGTTGCAAAAGTGCCTATCATCCAAGGTGGTATGGGCATTGGAGTCAGCTTAGCGAATTTAGCTGGTGCAGTTAGCCGCGAAGGTGGCATCGGTATTTTATCAACCGCACAAATCGGATATCAGGAAGAATCGTTTGAAAAGTCACCACTAAGAGCAAACATGATCGCCATTCAAAAACAATTTGAAAAAGCAAAAGAGATCGCTTGTGGCGGACTGATTGGATTCAATATCATGGCGGCAACTTTTCACTATGATCGTTATGTAAAAAGATGTGTTGAAGTTGGCGCGGATGTCATTATTTCCGGAGCTGGGCTACCGATCAATTTACCCGAATTAGTTGAAGGAAGCCAAACTAAAATAGCACCAATCGTCTCCTCTAATAAGGGTGCAAGGGTTCTTCTAAGTACCTGGAAAAAAAGGTACAACAAAACAGCGGATTTTGTTGTGATCGAAGGTCCGAAAGCTGGAGGACATCTTGGTTTTAAAGCTGAAGTGATCGAGCAGAGCATTGAACAAATGGACGAAGAGATCATAAAAATCGTTGAAACAGTCAACTCTTTTGGAGCAGACTTCAATAAAAAAATTCCAGTTATTTTTGCCGGTGGTGTTTTTGATCGTGAGGATATCGATCATTATCTCAGTTTAGGTTGTTCAGGCGTACAGATGGCTACACGTTTTGTTGTAACAGAAGAATGTGACGCACCAGAATCTTTTAAAGAGGCGTATATCAAAGCTGAAAAAGAAGATATCACTATCATTAAAAGTCCTGTAGGTATGCCGGGTAGAGCTATAAAAAATCGTTTTTCTGAGCGAATCAAACATGAGCAAATTCCGATTGAAAAATGCCGTAATTGCTTGTCCTATAAACATTGTGATCGCGAAACGATTCCATATTGTATCACTGAGACATTGTTGAATGCAGTGACGAAAGAACCAGAGGATGCATTGGTCTTTGCTGGTTCAAATGCTTACCGCATCAAAGAAAAAACTACTGTCAAAACTATCTTTAAAGAATTGACAACCGCTTAG
- a CDS encoding MarR family winged helix-turn-helix transcriptional regulator: protein MEPNLETVNDYLVSVFNDILTIEESELKKSQFNDLSITEMHTIEAIGMYKKKTSSEVAKELSITVGTLTVAINNLVKKGYVERIRSEDDRRVVKLGLTKKGKLLFRVHQHFHREMVKRILSGMDKSEEQALLKALKNLHDFLKEYK, encoded by the coding sequence ATGGAACCTAATTTAGAAACAGTCAACGATTATCTTGTCAGTGTCTTCAATGATATTTTAACGATCGAAGAATCTGAGCTAAAAAAATCACAATTTAATGATCTATCCATTACAGAGATGCATACGATCGAAGCAATCGGTATGTACAAAAAGAAAACCTCTTCAGAAGTCGCAAAAGAATTGTCGATTACTGTTGGCACTTTGACTGTTGCAATCAATAATCTTGTAAAAAAAGGTTATGTTGAACGGATTCGAAGTGAGGATGATCGTAGAGTTGTTAAATTAGGTTTGACAAAGAAAGGGAAATTACTTTTCAGAGTCCACCAACATTTCCATAGAGAAATGGTGAAACGAATTTTAAGCGGAATGGATAAATCAGAAGAGCAAGCATTATTGAAAGCTCTAAAAAATCTTCATGATTTCTTGAAGGAATATAAGTAA
- a CDS encoding beta-ketoacyl-ACP synthase III encodes MNQFAKITCTGRYVPENVVSNQQLTTMMETSDEWISSRTGIRARNIVTNENTSDLCIKVAEQLLKKSGKKPEELDFILVATMTPDYGTPSVACLVQGSIAAQNAFAFDISAACSGFVYALSMGEKLIRTGKRLGMIIGGETLSKVIDWNDRTTAVLFGDGAAGVILEADTEEHFLSEKLQADGKRAKSLTSGYLENKSPFYTESSEESNYLKMTGRDIYDFSLKDVASNIREIVEEDVDYLLLHQANKRIIEKISRKLAIPREKFLTNMEQNGNTSAASIPLLLDESVEAGVLKIGSGQKIVLTGYGGGLTWGSILLTL; translated from the coding sequence ATGAACCAATTCGCAAAAATAACTTGTACAGGCCGATATGTTCCTGAAAATGTTGTTTCCAATCAGCAGTTAACAACAATGATGGAGACATCTGACGAATGGATTTCAAGTCGGACTGGGATACGGGCAAGAAATATTGTTACCAATGAAAATACTTCGGACTTATGTATCAAGGTAGCCGAACAATTATTAAAAAAATCTGGTAAAAAACCGGAAGAATTAGATTTTATTCTAGTTGCTACGATGACACCGGATTATGGAACACCTTCTGTTGCATGTTTGGTTCAAGGAAGTATCGCTGCACAAAATGCATTTGCTTTTGATATAAGTGCTGCATGTTCTGGGTTTGTTTATGCTTTAAGTATGGGTGAAAAATTGATACGTACTGGCAAAAGACTTGGAATGATCATTGGCGGTGAAACTTTGTCAAAAGTGATCGATTGGAATGATCGTACAACAGCAGTGCTGTTTGGAGATGGGGCGGCAGGTGTAATACTTGAAGCAGATACTGAAGAACATTTTCTTAGTGAAAAGCTTCAGGCAGATGGGAAAAGAGCTAAGTCGCTAACTTCAGGATATTTAGAAAACAAGAGTCCTTTTTATACAGAATCTTCAGAAGAATCTAATTATCTCAAAATGACAGGCAGAGATATTTATGATTTTTCTTTAAAAGATGTAGCAAGTAATATTCGTGAAATCGTCGAAGAAGATGTTGATTACTTATTACTACATCAGGCAAATAAACGAATCATCGAAAAAATATCTCGAAAGCTCGCTATTCCAAGAGAAAAATTTTTAACGAATATGGAACAAAATGGCAATACTTCTGCCGCGAGCATTCCCTTATTATTAGATGAATCAGTAGAAGCAGGAGTACTGAAAATTGGCTCCGGACAAAAAATCGTGTTAACAGGTTATGGCGGCGGTTTAACGTGGGGATCGATCCTCTTAACGCTATAA
- a CDS encoding acyl carrier protein: MVFEKIQAIIVEELGKEPEEVKLTTNIQEELDADSLDLFQIINEIEDAFDVKIESEDGITTVQDLVTYVEKQTAE; encoded by the coding sequence ATGGTATTCGAAAAAATTCAAGCAATTATTGTAGAAGAATTAGGTAAAGAGCCGGAAGAAGTAAAATTAACAACAAACATCCAAGAAGAGTTAGATGCAGATAGTTTAGATCTATTCCAAATCATCAACGAAATCGAAGATGCATTCGATGTAAAAATTGAATCAGAAGACGGCATCACAACAGTGCAGGACTTAGTGACATACGTAGAAAAACAAACAGCAGAATAA